One Triticum dicoccoides isolate Atlit2015 ecotype Zavitan chromosome 5B, WEW_v2.0, whole genome shotgun sequence genomic window carries:
- the LOC119312356 gene encoding uncharacterized protein LOC119312356, with protein sequence MRDFPSCFGESGVQIADAASSSSSAGKGAAQNLVTCLYQTQLAGRPCVVSVTWSKSLMGQGLSVAVDGLAGQSLCKADIKPWLFSKKKGSKSLDADGAKVDIFWDLSAARFGAGPEPLEGFYVALLFDLELALLLGDMKKDAYRKTGANRPALNAAFVARKEHIYGKKIYSAKAQFCDNGQFHDLVIECDTVGLKDPCLEIRIDKKPVMQVKRLAWKFRGNQTILVDGLPVEVFWDVHSWLFGPTTASNAVFMFQTCQAPEKSMPWSYSQIFRESQLQGLGFSLILHAWKIE encoded by the coding sequence ATGAGGGACTTCCCGTCCTGCTTCGGGGAGAGCGGCGTCCAGATCGCGGACGCGgcctcctcctccagcagcgccggCAAGGGCGCGGCGCAGAACCTCGTCACCTGCCTCTACCAGACGCAGCTCGCCGGCCGGCCCTGCGTCGTCTCCGTCACCTGGAGCAAGAGCCTCATGGGGCAGGGCCTCAGCGTCGCCGTCGACGGCCTGGCCGGCCAGAGCCTCTGCAAGGCGGACATCAAGCCCTGGCTCTTCTCCAAGAAGAAGGGCTCCAAGAGCCTCGACGCCGACGGCGCCAAGGTCGACATCTTCTGGGACCTCTCCGCCGCCAGGTTCGGCGCGGGTCCCGAGCCGCTCGAGGGCTTCTACGTCGCGCTGCTCTTCGACCTCGAGCTGGCCCTCCTGCTCGGGGACATGAAGAAGGACGCCTACCGCAAGACCGGCGCCAACCGCCCGGCGCTCAACGCCGCCTTCGTCGCCAGGAAGGAGCACATCTACGGCAAGAAGATTTACTCCGCCAAGGCCCAGTTCTGCGACAATGGCCAGTTCCACGACCTTGTCATAGAGTGCGACACCGTCGGCCTCAAGGACCCGTGCCTCGAGATACGCATCGACAAGAAGCCGGTGATGCAGGTGAAGAGGCTGGCATGGAAGTTCAGGGGAAACCAGACGATCCTCGTCGACGGCCTGCCGGTGGAGGTGTTCTGGGACGTCCACAGCTGGCTCTTTGGGCCGACGACGGCGAGCAACGCCGTGTTCATGTTCCAGACATGCCAGGCGCCCGAGAAGTCGATGCCGTGGTCGTACTCGCAGATTTTTAGGGAGTCCCAGCTGCAGGGCCTCGGCTTCTCGCTCATCCTACATGCATGGAAGATTGAGTAG